The following are encoded together in the Vigna unguiculata cultivar IT97K-499-35 chromosome 2, ASM411807v1, whole genome shotgun sequence genome:
- the LOC114173116 gene encoding GDSL esterase/lipase At2g03980 isoform X1 — translation MKTCYLTLCFVLASVLPLSSTAPSYPTKHTPALYVFGDSLVDCGNNNHLPTGGPSFLPYGIDFMHGKPTGRATNGKTVADFLAIHLGLPLTPPYLGLSKHHRNKVRTGINYASAGSGVLPDTNNDTSLTLDKQIKFFHRTIKHNLPKTFTENEELEKHISESLFFVSTGVNDYFHNGTFRGNKSFAFFLLREITLRIKRMYSLGARKFLVNNIPPAGCFPSKAIHTRPIGKCDGKINKGITFYNKRLHEVLHQLQSKLPGFTFIHADLYGFLKKMRQNGSYYVLFAGIVETWKPCCPNTIYGDLKCQPRSVPCANRNTHLFFDQNHPSQIANQEYARLCFNEKIICKPWGLKLF, via the exons ATGAAAACCTGTTATCTCACTCTTTGCTTTGTGTTAGCTTCGGTCTTACCCTTATCATCAACAGCACCATCATATCCCACAAAACACACTCCTGCTTTGTATGTTTTTGGTGACTCTCTCGTTGATTGTGGAAACAACAACCATCTTCCAACTGGTGGACCTTCTTTTCTGCCTTATGGTATAGACTTCATGCATGGCAAACCTACAGGCCGAGCCACAAATGGAAAAACTGTCGCTGATTTCCTAG CTATACATCTAGGACTACCCTTAACCCCTCCCTACTTGGGACTTTCGAAGCATCACAGGAACAAAGTAAGAACGGGCATTAATTATGCATCTGCTGGGTCTGGTGTTCTGCCAGATACCAACAAC GATACGTCTTTGACACTAGACAAACAAATTAAGTTCTTCCATAGGACTATTAAGCATAATTTGCCAAAGACGTTCACCGAGAATGAAGAATTAGAGAAGCATATTTCTGAATCCTTGTTTTTTGTCTCTACGGGTGTCAATGATTACTTCCACAACGGAACCTTCCGCGGCAACAAGAGCTTTGCCTTTTTCCTTCTTCGTGAAATCACCCTGCGCATCAAG AGAATGTATAGCCTAGGAGCAAGAAAATTTTTAGTAAACAACATTCCCCCAGCAGGTTGCTTTCCGTCGAAAGCTATCCACACAAGACCAATAGGAAAATGTGATGGGAAAATAAACAAAGGAATCACCTTTTATAATAAGAGGTTGCATGAAGTACTGCATCAGCTCCAATCAAAGCTTCCTGGCTTCACCTTTATACATGCAGATCTCTATGGGTTCCTTAAGAAAATGCGACAGAACGGAAGTTACTATG ttttatttgcaGGGATAGTGGAAACATGGAAACCTTGTTGCCCCAATACCATTTATGGTGATCTGAAATGCCAGCCCAGGAGTGTTCCTTGTGCAAACAGAAACACTCATCTTTTCTTTGATCAAAACCACCCTTCCCAAATCGCAAACCAAGAATATGCGCGGCTCTGCTTCAATGAGAAGATTATTTGCAAGCCCTGGGGTCTCAAACTGTTCTAG
- the LOC114173116 gene encoding GDSL esterase/lipase At2g03980 isoform X2 yields MKTCYLTLCFVLASVLPLSSTAPSYPTKHTPALYVFGDSLVDCGNNNHLPTGGPSFLPYGIDFMHGKPTGRATNGKTVADFLAIHLGLPLTPPYLGLSKHHRNKVRTGINYASAGSGVLPDTNNDTSLTLDKQIKFFHRTIKHNLPKTFTENEELEKHISESLFFVSTGVNDYFHNGTFRGNKSFAFFLLREITLRIKRMYSLGARKFLVNNIPPAGCFPSKAIHTRPIGKCDGKINKGITFYNKRLHEVLHQLQSKLPGFTFIHADLYGFLKKMRQNGSYYGIVETWKPCCPNTIYGDLKCQPRSVPCANRNTHLFFDQNHPSQIANQEYARLCFNEKIICKPWGLKLF; encoded by the exons ATGAAAACCTGTTATCTCACTCTTTGCTTTGTGTTAGCTTCGGTCTTACCCTTATCATCAACAGCACCATCATATCCCACAAAACACACTCCTGCTTTGTATGTTTTTGGTGACTCTCTCGTTGATTGTGGAAACAACAACCATCTTCCAACTGGTGGACCTTCTTTTCTGCCTTATGGTATAGACTTCATGCATGGCAAACCTACAGGCCGAGCCACAAATGGAAAAACTGTCGCTGATTTCCTAG CTATACATCTAGGACTACCCTTAACCCCTCCCTACTTGGGACTTTCGAAGCATCACAGGAACAAAGTAAGAACGGGCATTAATTATGCATCTGCTGGGTCTGGTGTTCTGCCAGATACCAACAAC GATACGTCTTTGACACTAGACAAACAAATTAAGTTCTTCCATAGGACTATTAAGCATAATTTGCCAAAGACGTTCACCGAGAATGAAGAATTAGAGAAGCATATTTCTGAATCCTTGTTTTTTGTCTCTACGGGTGTCAATGATTACTTCCACAACGGAACCTTCCGCGGCAACAAGAGCTTTGCCTTTTTCCTTCTTCGTGAAATCACCCTGCGCATCAAG AGAATGTATAGCCTAGGAGCAAGAAAATTTTTAGTAAACAACATTCCCCCAGCAGGTTGCTTTCCGTCGAAAGCTATCCACACAAGACCAATAGGAAAATGTGATGGGAAAATAAACAAAGGAATCACCTTTTATAATAAGAGGTTGCATGAAGTACTGCATCAGCTCCAATCAAAGCTTCCTGGCTTCACCTTTATACATGCAGATCTCTATGGGTTCCTTAAGAAAATGCGACAGAACGGAAGTTACTATG GGATAGTGGAAACATGGAAACCTTGTTGCCCCAATACCATTTATGGTGATCTGAAATGCCAGCCCAGGAGTGTTCCTTGTGCAAACAGAAACACTCATCTTTTCTTTGATCAAAACCACCCTTCCCAAATCGCAAACCAAGAATATGCGCGGCTCTGCTTCAATGAGAAGATTATTTGCAAGCCCTGGGGTCTCAAACTGTTCTAG